In Helianthus annuus cultivar XRQ/B chromosome 3, HanXRQr2.0-SUNRISE, whole genome shotgun sequence, a single window of DNA contains:
- the LOC110931620 gene encoding uncharacterized protein LOC110931620, whose product MVLSQSDQVIHTQIHLKAESKSFFCSFVYAENKYQDLRTLWDDLCKHNTLAHAHPWVVLGDFNAALNLEDCLYGTSSHTIGMREFFDCIQAVELVDVKSHGLHYTWNKKPKEGIGVLKKIDRIMSNMKFMDLFPEVYAVFQPARVSDHTPCVLKLSSITRSKQRPFKFPNFLISKPEFRQLVVNEWAKGVQGCHMFSVTKKMRNLKPCFRKLMHLQGNLHDKVKRLRCELDSIQQIVDANPLDGEARNLAAKYLREFQEAAYDEECFLKQKSKVEWLCAGDSNTTYFHNAVKTRNFRNKIHCIHDVHGNRFEGEDVTTALVEHYSNFLGSVHGVQNFEGVDLFVTTLNQASAAHMVRQVTREEVKSAMFNIGENKAPGPDG is encoded by the exons ATGGTGCTTTCTCAATCAGATCAGGTTATTCACACTCAAATCCATCTAAAAGCTGAATCCAAATCGTTTTTTTGTTCCTTTGTCTATGCGGAGAATAAGTATCAAGATCTTAGAACTCTTTGGGATGATCTTTGTAAGCATAACACCTTAGCTCATGCTCACCCGTGGGTAGTTTTAGGTGATTTTAATGCAGCCCTTAATCTGGAAGATTGCTTATATGGTACCTCGTCTCATACTATTGGTATGAGAGAATTTTTTGATTGCATTCAAGCTGTTGAGCTTGTGGATGTTAAGAGTCATGGGTTGCATTACACCTGGAATAAAAAACCGAAAGAAGGGATTGGAGTCCTCAAGAAAATAGATCGAATTATGAGCAATATGAAGTTCATGGACTTATTTCCGGAAGTGTATGCGGTTTTTCAACCAGCTCGGGTTTCTGACCATACCCCTTGTGTTCTAAAGCTGTCTTCTATTACTCGTTCCAAGCAGAGGCCTTTCAAATTTCCGAATTTCCTAATTTCTAAACCTGAATTCAGACAACTAGTGGTTAATGAATGGGCTAAGGGAGTGCAAGGATGTCATATGTTTTCGGTAACTAAGAAGATGAGGAATCTTAAACCTTGTTTTCGTAAGCTTATGCACCTCCAAGGAAATCTGCATGACAAGGTTAAACGGCTGCGTTGTGAATTGGATTCCATTCAGCAAATTGTTGATGCGAACCCTTTAGATGGTGAGGCTCGTAATTTAGCTGCTAAATATCTTCGAGAATTTCAGGAGGCGGCTTATGATGAGGAGTGCTTCTTAAAGCAAAAATCTAAGGTTGAATGGCTTTGTGCGGGTGACTCGAATACAACCTATTTTCACAATGCTGTGAAAACTAGGAACTTTAGAAACAAAATACACTGTATTCACGATGTGCATGGGAATCGGTTTGAGGGTGAGGATGTCACGACTGCCCTTGTGGAGCACTATTCGAATTTCTTGGGTTCGGTGCATGGAGTTCAGAACTTTGAGGGTGTGGATCTCTTTGTTACTACCCTAAATCAAGCTTCGGCTGCTCACATGGTTAGGCAAGTGACCCGCGAAGAGGTGAAATCAGCCATGTTTAATATTGGTGAAAACAAGGCTCCTGGTCCGGATG GTTAA